Proteins co-encoded in one Sporosarcina sp. FSL K6-1522 genomic window:
- the guaA gene encoding glutamine-hydrolyzing GMP synthase — MIGLRGGCINLKQDNILVLDLGSSENTTIARWIRELGVYSEIHPHDITAQNIEELKMVKGIILNGGKNNIIDGEAIDVLNEIYALNIPVISVDHPSTKALKTFEQWPSEEETKALLKDFVFDTCKAEANWNMKNFVDDQVALLRKQIGDKKVLLALSGGVDSSVVAALLIKAIGKQLVCVHVNHGLMRKNESEGVIQMFEKDLEENLVYVDASERFLGKLKGVGESEEKRKIIGNEFVRVFEEEARKFEGIDFLAQGTIYPDIVESGTKTHKVVKSHHNVGGLPEDMQFELVEPLFQLFKDEVRACGVELGLPHDMVYRQPFPGPGLGVRVLGEIEPDRLEAVRESDAILREEFALAGLDQKVWQYFTVVPNFKSVGVRNNERTYEYPVIIRAVNTVDALTATVEQIEWPILLKITDRIINEVKNINRVCYDLSPKPGGTIEWE, encoded by the coding sequence ATGATAGGATTAAGAGGAGGTTGCATCAACTTGAAGCAGGATAATATTTTAGTATTGGATTTAGGTAGTAGTGAGAATACAACAATTGCTCGTTGGATTCGCGAACTAGGTGTATATAGTGAGATTCATCCACATGACATTACAGCCCAAAATATTGAAGAGTTAAAAATGGTAAAAGGGATTATTTTAAACGGTGGTAAAAATAATATCATTGATGGCGAAGCGATTGATGTATTGAATGAAATTTACGCTCTAAACATTCCAGTTATTAGTGTGGACCATCCTTCTACGAAAGCATTGAAAACATTTGAGCAATGGCCAAGTGAAGAAGAAACAAAAGCATTGCTAAAAGATTTCGTTTTCGATACTTGTAAAGCAGAAGCGAACTGGAATATGAAAAATTTCGTTGACGACCAAGTTGCTTTACTCCGTAAACAAATAGGCGATAAGAAAGTATTATTAGCTCTTTCTGGCGGTGTAGATTCGTCTGTTGTTGCAGCATTATTAATCAAGGCAATTGGCAAGCAATTAGTTTGTGTACATGTAAACCACGGTTTAATGCGTAAAAACGAGTCTGAGGGCGTTATTCAAATGTTCGAAAAAGACTTGGAAGAAAACCTTGTTTACGTGGATGCAAGCGAACGTTTCTTAGGCAAGCTAAAAGGTGTAGGTGAGTCAGAAGAAAAACGCAAAATTATCGGCAATGAATTTGTTCGCGTATTTGAAGAAGAAGCGCGCAAATTTGAAGGGATTGACTTTTTAGCACAAGGAACAATCTATCCGGATATCGTAGAATCTGGTACGAAAACACATAAAGTCGTCAAATCTCACCATAATGTTGGAGGGCTTCCAGAAGATATGCAATTTGAATTAGTGGAGCCGTTATTCCAATTATTCAAAGATGAAGTACGTGCATGTGGTGTTGAGTTAGGTCTTCCGCATGATATGGTATATCGCCAACCATTCCCAGGACCTGGTCTAGGGGTACGCGTTTTAGGTGAAATTGAGCCTGATCGTCTAGAAGCTGTACGCGAATCAGATGCAATTTTACGTGAAGAATTTGCACTAGCGGGATTAGACCAAAAGGTTTGGCAGTATTTTACAGTTGTGCCTAACTTCAAATCTGTTGGCGTACGCAACAATGAGCGGACATATGAGTATCCAGTCATTATTCGTGCAGTAAACACTGTAGATGCGTTGACGGCAACGGTAGAACAAATCGAGTGGCCAATTCTTCTGAAAATTACTGACCGGATTATTAATGAAGTGAAAAACATTAATCGCGTGTGTTACGACCTGTCTCCGAAACCAGGCGGCACAATCGAGTGGGAATAA
- a CDS encoding DUF58 domain-containing protein: protein MLRKNKLLTIYGRFAFILLVLGSAFVYAMFQGGKVSWTIFYMILPFVCYSMLLFFYPLSDLIVERTIRTPNVQKGEQLVVSVTLKRKFRFPLLYTVATEQWAERDVAALAGNRLKHLFVLGLRKEVTWDYEIDQMPRGEHVLRGIEIEISDFFGWIRKTKFIAVTDTILIYPKTVGIDYVASDTQYDRGSAASPFHIVKDTTMATGVRDYQAGDRVAWIHWKSFARTQTLMTKEFEDRCSQEILVLLDGRQSTMFEEQVELTASILKEAAKQHVGLAFMTAGAGGAVFPFIQSEEQLHRALVHLAKVQPTQEETVQLSPSRGDLLQHGGRVVVITGRLDESFVQTMLRNVGNAQSILCLLVAKRDDPKLLEMEAMIQSARSRGITVRVLEQEQFAQAFNGVAKGVAR from the coding sequence ATGCTCAGAAAAAATAAGCTACTAACTATTTACGGTAGATTCGCTTTTATTTTGTTAGTACTCGGATCGGCATTTGTTTATGCGATGTTTCAAGGCGGCAAAGTGAGTTGGACCATTTTTTATATGATTTTACCTTTCGTGTGCTATTCGATGTTGTTGTTTTTCTATCCACTATCGGATTTGATTGTGGAAAGGACCATTCGGACGCCGAATGTGCAAAAGGGTGAACAGTTGGTTGTATCTGTCACCTTAAAAAGGAAATTCCGTTTCCCTCTCCTCTATACTGTAGCGACTGAGCAATGGGCAGAGCGCGACGTGGCTGCGTTGGCAGGAAATCGGTTAAAGCATCTTTTCGTTTTAGGCTTGCGTAAAGAAGTGACGTGGGACTATGAAATTGACCAGATGCCGAGGGGCGAGCATGTGCTTCGAGGTATTGAAATTGAGATATCCGACTTTTTTGGCTGGATTCGGAAAACGAAATTTATCGCGGTTACTGATACGATTTTGATTTACCCGAAGACTGTTGGCATTGACTATGTGGCGAGTGATACGCAGTATGACCGAGGGAGTGCGGCTTCTCCATTTCATATTGTGAAAGATACAACGATGGCTACAGGGGTACGGGATTATCAGGCGGGAGATCGGGTAGCTTGGATTCATTGGAAATCATTTGCGCGCACACAAACATTGATGACAAAGGAATTTGAGGATCGATGTTCACAGGAAATACTTGTGCTATTAGATGGTCGACAGTCGACAATGTTTGAGGAGCAGGTAGAGCTTACCGCTTCGATTCTTAAAGAAGCTGCCAAGCAGCATGTAGGTCTTGCATTTATGACAGCGGGTGCAGGGGGAGCTGTCTTTCCTTTTATTCAATCAGAGGAGCAATTGCATCGGGCACTTGTGCATCTTGCGAAAGTTCAGCCTACGCAGGAAGAGACGGTTCAATTGTCTCCAAGTCGAGGCGATCTATTGCAGCATGGGGGGCGCGTTGTTGTCATTACGGGAAGGTTAGACGAGTCGTTCGTCCAAACGATGCTACGTAATGTGGGCAATGCCCAATCTATTCTATGCTTACTCGTTGCTAAACGAGACGATCCAAAGTTGCTAGAGATGGAGGCAATGATTCAATCCGCAAGGTCAAGAGGAATTACTGTGCGTGTGTTAGAACAAGAGCAATTTGCACAGGCATTTAATGGAGTGGCAAAAGGAGTGGCAAGATGA
- the nadE gene encoding ammonia-dependent NAD(+) synthetase, which yields MLQKKVIAELKVQPVINPKEEIRKSVDFMKAYARKNAFVKGFVLGISGGQDSTLVGKLAQLAVNELNEEDGTDRYQFIAIRLPYGTQFDEEDCQDALTFIEPSLIYTVNIKEAVDASERALNAVGVTLTDYAKGNEKARERMKVQYSIAAMHSCVVLGSDHAAEAITGFYTKFGDGGADLMPIFRLNKRQGRQLLQELGCPPHLYMKVPTADLEEEKPALPDETALGVTYDQIDDYLEGKALTEEAREKLENYFLRSQHKRHMPITIFDDFWQ from the coding sequence ATGCTACAAAAGAAGGTTATTGCTGAGTTGAAGGTGCAACCTGTGATTAATCCAAAGGAAGAAATTCGTAAATCGGTGGACTTTATGAAAGCTTATGCAAGGAAAAATGCATTTGTCAAAGGTTTCGTGCTTGGTATTTCGGGCGGACAAGATTCTACGCTTGTCGGCAAACTTGCGCAGCTTGCTGTTAACGAATTGAACGAGGAAGATGGAACAGACCGTTATCAGTTCATCGCGATTCGATTGCCTTATGGTACACAGTTCGACGAGGAAGATTGTCAAGATGCGCTTACCTTTATCGAGCCATCGCTCATCTATACGGTGAATATTAAAGAAGCGGTCGATGCGAGTGAGCGTGCTTTGAACGCAGTAGGTGTAACGCTGACGGATTATGCCAAGGGCAATGAAAAAGCGCGGGAGCGGATGAAAGTCCAATATTCCATTGCGGCGATGCATAGCTGTGTTGTACTTGGTAGCGATCATGCGGCAGAAGCTATTACTGGATTTTATACGAAATTCGGGGATGGCGGTGCCGATCTGATGCCGATTTTTCGTTTGAATAAACGCCAAGGCAGACAGCTGTTACAAGAACTTGGTTGTCCGCCGCATCTCTACATGAAAGTACCAACGGCGGATTTGGAAGAAGAGAAGCCGGCATTACCTGACGAGACTGCACTTGGTGTCACGTACGATCAAATTGATGATTATCTTGAGGGAAAAGCGTTAACTGAAGAGGCGCGTGAGAAATTAGAGAATTACTTTTTACGTTCACAACATAAACGACATATGCCAATCACCATTTTTGATGACTTTTGGCAGTGA
- a CDS encoding nicotinate phosphoribosyltransferase, whose translation MSSKYADDSLVLHTDLYQINMAESYWADGIHNRKSVFELFFRSLPFGNGYAVFAGLERVLDFLRDLRFSESDLAYLRDELGYEEDFIAYLKDLRFTGDVYSMVEGELVFANEPIMRVEAPLIQAQLIESAILNIVNYQTLIATKASRIKQVVKDEVVMEFGTRRAHEMDAAIWGARATIIGGIEATSNVRAGKRFDIPVSGTHAHSMVQAYKSEYEAFHSYARRHKDCIFLVDTYNTLKIGIPTAIQVAKELGDSINFIGIRLDSGDISFLSKEARRMLDEAGFPEAKVVVSNDLDEYTILNLKAQGAKVDVWGIGTKLITAYDQPALGAVYKIVSIENAEGEMEDTIKISSTTEKVTTPGRKKLYRIIDRENGKAEGDYITMHDEDPTTEKRLKMFHPVHTFVSKFVTNFEARNLHVKVIENGEVIYDNPTLQHMRAYATDNLELLWDEYKRSLNPEEYPVDLSQKCWDNKMRNIQEVQEMVEDFIDR comes from the coding sequence ATGAGTTCGAAATATGCAGATGACAGTTTGGTTTTACATACGGATCTTTATCAAATTAACATGGCAGAATCGTATTGGGCGGATGGCATTCATAATCGGAAATCTGTGTTTGAATTATTTTTCAGAAGTTTACCATTTGGCAATGGCTATGCCGTATTTGCAGGACTTGAAAGAGTTCTCGATTTTTTACGAGACCTTCGTTTTAGCGAAAGTGATTTAGCTTATTTACGTGACGAGCTTGGTTATGAAGAAGACTTTATTGCCTATTTGAAGGATTTACGTTTCACGGGCGACGTCTATTCAATGGTAGAAGGTGAACTCGTTTTTGCGAACGAACCGATTATGCGAGTAGAAGCACCACTCATCCAAGCGCAGCTTATTGAGTCGGCAATTTTGAATATCGTCAATTACCAAACGCTAATTGCGACGAAAGCGAGCCGTATTAAACAAGTTGTCAAAGATGAGGTTGTCATGGAGTTTGGGACGCGTCGTGCACATGAGATGGATGCTGCGATTTGGGGAGCCCGTGCGACGATTATCGGTGGGATTGAAGCAACAAGTAACGTACGAGCAGGGAAAAGGTTCGACATTCCCGTTTCAGGGACACATGCGCATTCCATGGTGCAAGCTTATAAAAGTGAATATGAGGCGTTCCATTCTTATGCGAGGCGCCATAAGGATTGCATTTTCCTCGTTGACACCTATAATACATTGAAAATTGGTATTCCAACGGCAATTCAAGTTGCCAAAGAGTTAGGGGACAGCATCAATTTCATCGGCATTCGTCTAGACAGTGGCGATATTTCGTTTTTATCGAAAGAAGCACGCCGTATGTTGGATGAAGCTGGATTCCCAGAAGCAAAAGTAGTCGTTTCGAATGATTTGGATGAATATACAATCCTGAACTTGAAGGCGCAAGGTGCGAAGGTAGATGTGTGGGGAATCGGTACGAAACTGATTACAGCCTACGATCAACCAGCGCTTGGTGCAGTATATAAAATCGTTTCCATCGAAAATGCGGAAGGTGAAATGGAAGATACCATCAAAATTTCGTCGACAACGGAAAAGGTAACAACACCGGGCCGCAAAAAATTATATCGCATTATTGATCGTGAAAATGGCAAGGCTGAAGGCGATTATATTACGATGCATGATGAAGATCCTACGACTGAAAAACGTCTTAAGATGTTCCATCCTGTCCATACTTTCGTATCAAAATTTGTGACGAATTTTGAGGCGAGAAACTTGCATGTGAAAGTGATTGAAAACGGCGAGGTCATTTACGACAATCCGACACTTCAACATATGCGTGCGTATGCGACGGATAATTTGGAGTTACTGTGGGATGAATATAAACGATCATTAAATCCGGAAGAATACCCGGTCGATTTGAGTCAAAAATGTTGGGATAACAAAATGCGCAACATTCAAGAAGTGCAGGAAATGGTAGAAGACTTTATCGATAGGTGA
- a CDS encoding MoxR family ATPase: MTHKELIEKILNNIDKVMIGKRDIAELSVTALLAGGHVLLEDVPGVGKTMMVKALAKSIGADFKRIQFTPDLLPSDVLGVSIYNPKEMEFEFRPGPIIGNIILADEINRTSPKSQSALLEAMEESSVSVEGETIIIPQPFFVMATQNPIEYEGTYPLPEAQLDRFLVKLKMGYPTKSEEVEVLSRAEKAVPLADLQTVLSLEELRALQRSVKDVTVDETIKSYIVECASQTRDNPYVYLGVSPRGSLALMKACQAYAMMQGRMYVIPDDVQYLAPFVFGHRMILRPEAKYEGISTEEIVERILTKVHVPIERVRS; encoded by the coding sequence ATGACGCATAAGGAATTGATCGAGAAAATATTGAACAATATCGATAAAGTGATGATAGGCAAAAGGGATATTGCTGAACTTAGTGTGACTGCGTTGCTTGCGGGTGGACATGTGTTACTAGAGGACGTGCCGGGGGTTGGGAAAACGATGATGGTCAAGGCATTGGCTAAGTCAATTGGTGCCGATTTTAAACGCATTCAGTTTACGCCAGACCTACTCCCTTCCGATGTTCTTGGTGTCTCGATTTATAACCCGAAAGAAATGGAGTTTGAGTTTCGACCGGGACCCATTATAGGGAATATTATTCTCGCTGACGAAATCAATCGAACATCTCCGAAAAGCCAGTCTGCCTTGTTGGAAGCGATGGAAGAGTCCTCTGTGAGTGTTGAAGGGGAAACCATTATAATTCCACAACCGTTTTTTGTGATGGCGACACAGAACCCGATTGAATATGAAGGGACATATCCTTTGCCGGAAGCACAATTGGATCGTTTTTTAGTGAAACTGAAGATGGGCTATCCAACGAAATCGGAAGAAGTCGAAGTACTTAGCCGGGCGGAAAAAGCGGTACCATTAGCTGATTTACAAACGGTTCTATCACTCGAAGAACTAAGGGCGTTGCAACGGTCTGTCAAGGATGTGACAGTTGACGAAACAATCAAGTCTTATATCGTCGAATGTGCATCGCAGACACGTGACAATCCTTACGTGTACTTAGGGGTAAGCCCACGTGGTTCGCTTGCGCTGATGAAAGCATGTCAGGCTTATGCGATGATGCAAGGTAGAATGTATGTCATTCCGGATGATGTCCAATACTTAGCGCCATTTGTCTTTGGGCATCGAATGATTTTACGTCCAGAAGCGAAATACGAAGGGATTTCTACAGAAGAAATTGTTGAACGGATTTTGACGAAAGTACATGTGCCAATTGAGCGGGTTCGAAGCTAA
- a CDS encoding DUF4129 domain-containing transglutaminase family protein, producing the protein MMNSTRIDRRLLVLLYVLAFFLLWEWLNPVMALTDTNYLSFFLAFIALSLVLAIVEAKWWLAVPLKILYIFWAIHYVYLDKVLFSMETVLPLVSNLLSNVGIIVTGNWEEITNPFRTLLFYALLWMTTYLIRHWIEVRKSILLFYAMTVVFIAFIDTFSSYSAEGSIFRIMASGILLLGLLAISRLAEKHQTPISLGAFIAISVPLLLVVIASGAFASVLPKQEPVWPDPVPFMKAAVQGGKVTGAKSGYGPDDSKLGGSFVPDNTVVFEAKVERKQYWKIETKNTYTSKGWEQVPAEDEETSYMPGMEMGTSERFGRVEANAPLRAELQVTEDFPFIVYPYGMETVQSDEDVLFLHSELSGKYRTEIGGSEGTLAAYEIDFVEPDYSLKTLRETRMADYDALGEDLSAYLQLPEQLPERVRELAESIANDHDSVYEKTKAIERYFGRNGFVYTQQNVAVPKDDQDYVDQFLFDTKSGYCDNFSTSMVVMLRSLDIPARWVKGFAPGKIVKNDDGDLVYQVTNNEAHSWVEVYMPGVGWMPFEPTIGFNNLTDIENDVVADIAETEMPDKEEPVPPKKKPEQAEKPEEANKSGKTSPSISKWLKEHDWLWIVALVGLVLVGWRLFVVRVKWLPRILLYKYQSDAGDWETFIKQYQSLLKQLDRLGLKRAHGMTLSEYALKVDQHFSDDKMQTLTDAYEKGLYGGNTTDHDWVRLQEMWKKLINRTSG; encoded by the coding sequence ATGATGAATTCAACTCGAATTGATAGGCGGCTGCTCGTCCTTTTATATGTCCTCGCGTTTTTCCTATTGTGGGAATGGCTAAATCCGGTCATGGCGTTGACGGATACGAATTATTTATCATTTTTTCTTGCTTTCATTGCATTGAGCCTTGTCCTCGCCATAGTTGAAGCGAAGTGGTGGCTGGCTGTTCCGTTGAAAATTTTGTATATTTTCTGGGCTATTCACTATGTCTATTTAGATAAAGTTCTATTTTCAATGGAAACGGTTCTTCCTTTAGTCAGTAATCTATTGTCCAATGTGGGCATCATTGTGACTGGGAATTGGGAAGAAATTACGAACCCTTTTCGAACGTTGCTCTTTTACGCGTTGTTGTGGATGACGACTTATCTCATTCGTCATTGGATTGAAGTGCGAAAGAGCATTTTACTTTTTTACGCGATGACAGTTGTATTCATTGCATTTATCGATACATTTAGTTCCTATTCGGCTGAAGGAAGCATCTTTAGAATTATGGCATCAGGCATTTTGCTACTTGGTTTACTGGCTATATCTAGACTGGCTGAAAAGCATCAAACGCCAATTTCGTTGGGAGCATTTATAGCTATATCCGTGCCGTTGCTGCTCGTCGTCATCGCCAGTGGAGCTTTTGCTAGCGTACTCCCTAAGCAGGAGCCTGTATGGCCAGATCCAGTCCCCTTTATGAAGGCTGCTGTGCAAGGTGGCAAAGTGACGGGAGCGAAAAGTGGCTATGGACCTGATGATTCAAAGCTTGGCGGCTCGTTCGTGCCAGATAACACGGTCGTTTTTGAGGCGAAAGTTGAGCGGAAACAGTATTGGAAAATCGAAACGAAAAATACGTATACATCAAAAGGGTGGGAGCAAGTACCAGCTGAAGATGAAGAAACGTCATATATGCCTGGAATGGAGATGGGGACAAGCGAACGTTTTGGGCGAGTGGAAGCTAATGCTCCTTTACGGGCCGAGTTGCAAGTAACCGAAGATTTTCCGTTCATTGTTTACCCTTATGGAATGGAGACAGTACAGTCGGATGAAGATGTTCTTTTTCTACATTCGGAGCTGTCGGGTAAGTATCGTACTGAAATCGGAGGAAGTGAAGGCACGCTTGCTGCCTATGAAATTGACTTTGTAGAGCCCGATTATAGCTTGAAAACGTTAAGGGAAACGCGAATGGCAGACTATGATGCACTCGGGGAAGATCTTTCAGCGTATTTACAACTGCCAGAGCAATTGCCGGAGCGTGTGCGCGAGCTTGCGGAAAGCATTGCAAATGATCATGACAGTGTTTATGAAAAGACGAAGGCCATTGAGAGGTACTTTGGAAGAAATGGTTTTGTCTACACACAACAAAATGTTGCTGTACCGAAAGACGATCAAGATTATGTCGATCAGTTTCTCTTTGATACAAAAAGTGGTTATTGTGATAACTTTTCAACGTCTATGGTTGTCATGTTGCGGTCGCTTGATATACCCGCACGTTGGGTGAAGGGCTTTGCGCCAGGAAAAATTGTTAAAAATGATGATGGAGATCTTGTTTATCAAGTGACCAATAACGAAGCGCATTCATGGGTTGAGGTTTATATGCCGGGAGTTGGTTGGATGCCGTTTGAACCGACGATTGGTTTTAACAATTTAACAGATATTGAGAATGATGTTGTAGCGGATATTGCTGAAACAGAAATGCCGGACAAGGAAGAACCCGTGCCGCCTAAGAAAAAGCCAGAACAGGCTGAGAAGCCGGAAGAAGCGAATAAGAGTGGGAAGACGAGTCCATCCATAAGCAAGTGGTTGAAAGAGCATGATTGGTTATGGATTGTTGCGCTCGTTGGGCTAGTGCTTGTCGGTTGGCGTTTGTTTGTTGTTCGTGTGAAGTGGCTGCCGCGCATATTACTATACAAGTATCAGTCTGATGCAGGTGATTGGGAGACATTTATCAAACAGTACCAGAGTTTATTGAAACAATTGGATCGTTTAGGCTTAAAGCGTGCACATGGCATGACGCTATCGGAGTATGCGTTGAAGGTAGATCAGCATTTTAGTGACGACAAAATGCAAACATTGACGGATGCCTATGAGAAAGGTTTATATGGCGGGAATACAACCGATCATGATTGGGTACGATTACAGGAAATGTGGAAAAAATTAATCAATAGGACTTCGGGTTGA